The Blastopirellula sediminis sequence CAGGCTTCCCGGCTTGTGCAGAATCGAGTCAGGAACCGCCACCTTGCCGATGTCATGCAATGGCGCCGCGGTCTGAATGATGCGAACGAGTTCCGCCGGCAGTCCGGCGTTGCGTGCGATCAAGCCGGCGTAACGCGCCACGCGCAGGTTATGGTTGCCGGTCAGCTCGTCGCGAAACTCCGCCGCCCGCGCGAGACAGGCGATGATCAACCCTTGCGTCCGTTCCAACTCTTGCGTCCGCTGTTGGACGAGAAGTTCCAGGTGTTGGTTTTGATCGCGGAGCCAGCCTTTGAAATGTTCGGCGCTGAGGACGTTGCGGATACGGGGAATCAGTTCTTCGGCCAGGATCGGCTTTTGCAGAAAATCGGCGGCGCCCAGTTCCAACGCTTCGCGGCGATGGCAAACGTCGGACGAAGCGGTCAGCAAAATCACCGGCGCGAGGAGTTGGTTGTGCGACGAAGCTAGTTGTTTCAAGAAGCCCAAGCCGTCCAAGTGGGGCATCATGAGATCAAGCAGGATGAGATCCGGCGGATCTTTGCGCACTACTTCTAGCGCCAGTCGCGGGTCGGAATAAAACTCGAGCCGCTCGAATCCTTCGTTGCGCAGATAGGCCTCGGCGAGCGCAAGGTTAATCGGCTCGTCATCAATGGCGATGATTCGTTTCTGTCGCAACTCGCGGTCGCTGAACTGCAGATTGCTCGGCACGCTTTGGGATTCCGGCGCTTCCCCTTGTCGTTGCATCGACGGAGGCAAGCCTACCGAAGCGTTCTCAAGTCCAGATAGTATCGATTCCATATTCCAATCAACTTGATCGAGAGTCGAAAACGCGTCTCGCATGGGCGCACGCTCCTCAAGGGAGACCGGCACGATTTGCCAGTTTGGCGCATTTCTATCCTGTCGAAGCGTAGCTCACCCCTTACGAGAGGCCGTTATCCAGAGAGTAGGACGTAAGTTAGGTGACGCTTCCTGTCCCGCGGACAAGCGCACGGGGGATGTGGAAACGCGAAACCGCTTGATGCGGTCGTAGCGAGTATTCCGGCGAGAGCGGGGGGGAGGGGACAAGAAAAAACGCGGCCGTCGCAGGTAGGCTACGACGGCCGCGCGTTTAGATAAGTTGTCTCTAGGTGTGCGGTGGGGGAAGGGAAGGAGTCGCGAAGAGCCGTTGAATCGAGTGGGTTAACCCCTGGGATGTTCTCCGCTTGGCGGCAGCGTCAGAACGAGTGGAGTTGGCATGTGCTAAGTGCAAGCATCGCGCCGAAATGGCCGCGCGCGACGAAAAGCCCATTTCGAGTTGGATAAGTACAAATTGACCCATTCTGGGCCCGTTTCGGGAGGCGACTTGCCTATTCGTCAGGCAGGGCGCGTTGGCTTTGCGCGCGGCGTCGCTAGTCAAGCGAGAGAAGCGATAATTCTCGGCTTCTTTGTCTCTCCTCCGGATGGGAGCCGCATGGCGCCCGCGCATAAAAAAACGCCGCCCAATTGGACGGCGTTTTCAAGTTGGCAATTTCGGCTACTTCCGCTTTTTCTCATCGACCAGGTCGAAGTCAAACCGGTTTGCGCCGGGCTGAACTTGCGCGGTCAGCGTCGTTTCGGCGTGATACTTCTTCGGAAGGAACTCGCGAATGAATTTCGTTTCGCCAGTGTTCTGATCCTCGATCATGTTTTCGGTCGTGATCGCCACGCTGTTGGCGCCGACCAGCGCGCCCCAGGGCTCGCCCATGAAATACAAGGTGTATTCCCCATCGGCGTCCGTCGCGCCGTAGGAGGGACGTCCGACTTCCGGCTGAAAGCGAACTTTGGCGTTCTGTAGCGGTTTCCCGTTCAGCGTCACTTTGCCTTGCACCTCGCCGAAGTCAAGATCAGGCTTGTTGCTATAGCAACCGACGACTGCGACGATGGCCAGCAAGGCCGCATATCTAATCGCCATCAGACCATTCTCCTTGATGAACGTTTCGTGGTTCGGTTCGGTGTGACGATTAGTACTGGCCCAGAACGGCGCCATCGTGGCGATTCGACAAATTGCGGTAGGTCGTCATGTCGATCGTCTGGCTGAGGAAATGAACGCTGCCGTCGACGAAGGCGAACTGCGCTCCGCCGGGATGATTGCTGCGGAACCAGTGCTGGTACTGCCAGTCGGTGATGCCGGCGATATACGGTTCATTCATCGGGAAACCGGTGCAACCGGCGATTTCGAGCGAGCCGCGATAGCCGCTGTCATCTTCTTCGCCGTGCGTGGTCCCGGCCCATTGCGTGCTGTTTTCCTGGGTTGTGCGCGGCATGCTCTGGGTTCGTTCGCCCACGGCCATCGTGTTCGAAGTTCCGTCGACGACGTCGCGGAAGAGGAAGCCCTTTACACGGTCCGAGAAAATGCCGGAAGCGCTGGCCGTGGGGCCTTGGTCGTAGTAGTAGACGCGGGGGCCGTGGCCGTTGACGCCGGGATAGCTCGAACGACCAAGGCGAACGCCGGCGACTGAACGGGCGGTGACGTCCGCCGAGGCAGTATCCGAAGGACAGAGAAAGGCCGGCAAAGCGCGACCTAGCACGGCGGCGCCAGCGGTGGTTTGAGCCGACTGCGTCAGCGACAATTTGCCAACTTGCAGCGTGTCATGTTCGTTACCGAGTTCGAGCATCGGGAGCAGCAACGCGCTCCAAGCCCAAGCCGGATTGACGTCGTTGGGCGAGTCGCCCGATTTGACGATCATCGGCGGCAACGAACCGAACGTGTCGTGATAGTTGTGAAGTCCGAGCCCGATCTGTTTCAGATTGTTCGAGCACGACATGCGGCGAGCCGCTTCGCGGGCTTGTTGCACCGCCGGAAGCAACAGGGCGATCAACACCCCGATGATGGCGATCACCACCAACAGCTCCACCAGCGTAAACGCCGTTCTGCGAGAAACGTTCGTCATCGCGAAAACCTTTGCAAAGTAGAAAACGAAAGAGAATGAAAGATTACTGAATAATAGCAATGCGCGTGCCTTCTTGTGCCTGCGGTATGTTGCGCATTGAAGGCGGTTTTGTGCGCCGCAAATCCCTTTGCGGCAATTTGTTGTGCAAGTCGAAGTTCGCTTGCCGCTTCATTAAGCAAGTAACCATTCTGAAGCCGAATGGTTTCCGCTGCTTTTGAGGGTATTGAGTAAGAAACCGTGAGGCATCGCGGCGGATCGATCGCCCAGCATTTTGGGGACGCGCATGAAAAAGTCGTCACCCGAAGTGGGGGACGACTTGAGCGTGTCGGCGGAAATGCGAGTCGACGAGCTTACGACTTCGTCTTGAGCGAAAAGTCTTGTTGGTTAAGGTTGGAGTCGACCTTCAACTGCAGCGTCGATTTTGTGTTGTAACGCGCTGGGATCGATTCGACGAAGGTCGTTGAGTCTCCCTCGATATTCGTCTTTCCGCCGGGGAGCGGAACTTCTTTGCGAGCCGAGATCTCAACCGACTTGTCGCCGGGGAGCGTCTCTAGTTCGTAGACGCCGTTAACGATTTGCGCTTCGGCGCTGCCGACTTGGCGTGAGGGATCACGCAGCAAGATCGAGCCGGAGGAAATCGGTTGGCCGTCCAGGGTAACGTTCCCCTTTACCGTATAAGTAGCAGGTCCGCCGTCGCCGCACCCGAGGAAGAAGGGGAGCGTCAACAGAACCATGGTCAGCGAAATTCGTAACATGAACGCTTGTTGTCCTTTGATGAACGTTGGATTCCTGTTCGGAAACGTGAATGGAGTCGCTTGGCCTGCGACTAGAATTCGCCCAAGACTTCGCCGCCGGCGCGCGTGCTCAACGATTGCCAGGTGGTCAGGTTGATGGTGTCGGCGATGAAACGGGTCGAACCGTCGCCCAGGCCAACCATTACGCCGCCGGGATGATAGCTGCGAGAGAAGTTTTGCAGTTCGTCCGAAGTGCCGGTCGCCGTGCACGGCGCCTTCTTGAAGGTCGTCGTTTTGCACGAATAGTTGCGGTCAGCGACCGTCGTGTTCGGAGATTCGAGCGTCGTAAAGCCGTAAGCGCCCCAAGCGCCGCCCCCCCAGTAGCCGCCGCTTTCGCCCCATGCGCCGCTGCCGGGACGTTTGATCGTCTCGCCGTACATCAACGTGTTCGACGTTCCGTCGACGATGTCGCGGAATGAAGAAGCGGAGTTGCGATAGAAGAGACCATTCAGCTTGTTGGAGCGATGCATCAGCGCGTTGCCGGTGCAGACGACGTAGTTTCCTTGGAAACCGGTTCCCGAGTTGCCGCCGGTGGCCGTGGCGTTCGCTTCGGACGGGCAGAGCATTTCGTCAATCACAACGCCCTGAATCGTGGCCGGGACGTGCATGATGTACGGCTGCGTATCGGCCTTCAGCAAGTCGGCCAGGTTGTTTTGTTCAATGAACGGCAGGATCGACTGCATCCAGCAAATTCGGCGATGAACGCCCATGTCGACGTCGTCGCCGATGTAGCCGAACGGAAACGAACCATGCGTATCATGGTAGTTGTGCATCGCCAGGCCGAGCTGCTTCACGTTGTTCGAGCATGACATGCGGCGAGCCGCTTCCCGCGCTTGTTGCACAGCCGGCAAAAGCAAGGCGATCAACACGCCGATGATCGCGATAACCACCAAAAGCTCGACCAGCGTGAACGCTTGTCGGCGAATCGAAAGATTCATCAAGAGAGACTCCAGCACCAAAAAAAGAGGAATGAGGAAACCAATTTCGTTTGGTACCTAGTCGCAATCGATGTGCCGGAAGAAGGCGCCCACTTCGTTGCATTGGACGGACCCGAGTGCGCACCATTCCCCGCCAGTCGCGGTACGTTTTGCAACACTAGTGAGAATTGTTGCTGATCTTCTAGGCACGTTGCCGTTGGTGCTAGCGCAAGAAAAAAAGGGCCGCACTTGCATGCGGCCCTTCTTCGTATCGTTACCGGCGGCGACGCTGGTCGCGTCGCCGTGGCGATTAATACATATCGTGATCGCCGCCGTGTCCGCCCTTGGCGTCCTTCTTCGGCTTTTCGGCGATCAGCGCGTCGCTGGTCAGCAGCAAGGTCGCGACGCTGGCCGAGTTGGCCAGGGCGGTCTTGGTGACGCGAGCCGGGTCGATAACGCCGGCCTTGACCAGGTCTTCGTAGGTGTCGGTCAACGCGTTGTAACCGAAGTTGCCTTTCCCTTCGAGAACCTTTTCGCAGACGATGCTGCCGTCTTTACCGGCGTTGTTCGAGATCGTCGTGATCGGAGCGCGGCAAGCGCGGATCACGATGTTGTAGCCGATCTCTTCGTCGTGGGTCAGGTCCTTGGCTTTCACTTCCGAGGAAGCGCGAAGCAGGGCGACGCCGCCGCCCGGCAAGATCCCTTCGGCCGCCGCAGCGCGAGTCGCGTGCAGGGCGTCTTCGACGCGAGCCTTCTTTTCCTTCATTTCGCTTTCGGTCGCGGCGCCAACGTTAACCTTGGCGACGCCGCCGGCCAGCTTGGCCAGACGTTCTTCCAGCTTTTCCTTGTCGTAGTCGCTGGTCGACTTTTCGATTTCGCGACGGATCTGCGTGATGCGATCCTTGATGTTCTGCGTCGAACCGGCGCCTTCGATGATCGTCGTGTTGTCTTTGTCGACGATGACCTTCTTGGCGCGACCCAGTTCGGCCAGGCCCAAGCTTTCCAGCTTAATGCCGAGGCTTTCGAAGATCGCGGTGCCGCCGGTCAGGATGGCGATATCTTCCATCATCGCCTTGCGACGATCGCCGTAGCCCGGCGCCTTGACGGCACAGCACTTGAAGGTGCCGCGGATGCGGTTGATGACCAGGGTCGCCAACGCTTCGCCTTCGATGTC is a genomic window containing:
- a CDS encoding HD-GYP domain-containing protein yields the protein MRDAFSTLDQVDWNMESILSGLENASVGLPPSMQRQGEAPESQSVPSNLQFSDRELRQKRIIAIDDEPINLALAEAYLRNEGFERLEFYSDPRLALEVVRKDPPDLILLDLMMPHLDGLGFLKQLASSHNQLLAPVILLTASSDVCHRREALELGAADFLQKPILAEELIPRIRNVLSAEHFKGWLRDQNQHLELLVQQRTQELERTQGLIIACLARAAEFRDELTGNHNLRVARYAGLIARNAGLPAELVRIIQTAAPLHDIGKVAVPDSILHKPGSLTQDERDLMQRHTEWGQSIVEPEKKWGFVIADLTTGTTGQANADLLRVASRIAMSHHERWDGAGYPHGLAGTDIPVEARVVAVADVFDALTSKRPYKEPIPPLKCFEMIREQRGKHFDPDMVDAFDEAMPEVLWIAELLRDDLR
- a CDS encoding DUF1559 domain-containing protein, whose translation is MTNVSRRTAFTLVELLVVIAIIGVLIALLLPAVQQAREAARRMSCSNNLKQIGLGLHNYHDTFGSLPPMIVKSGDSPNDVNPAWAWSALLLPMLELGNEHDTLQVGKLSLTQSAQTTAGAAVLGRALPAFLCPSDTASADVTARSVAGVRLGRSSYPGVNGHGPRVYYYDQGPTASASGIFSDRVKGFLFRDVVDGTSNTMAVGERTQSMPRTTQENSTQWAGTTHGEEDDSGYRGSLEIAGCTGFPMNEPYIAGITDWQYQHWFRSNHPGGAQFAFVDGSVHFLSQTIDMTTYRNLSNRHDGAVLGQY
- a CDS encoding carboxypeptidase-like regulatory domain-containing protein, coding for MAIRYAALLAIVAVVGCYSNKPDLDFGEVQGKVTLNGKPLQNAKVRFQPEVGRPSYGATDADGEYTLYFMGEPWGALVGANSVAITTENMIEDQNTGETKFIREFLPKKYHAETTLTAQVQPGANRFDFDLVDEKKRK
- a CDS encoding DUF1559 domain-containing protein; its protein translation is MNLSIRRQAFTLVELLVVIAIIGVLIALLLPAVQQAREAARRMSCSNNVKQLGLAMHNYHDTHGSFPFGYIGDDVDMGVHRRICWMQSILPFIEQNNLADLLKADTQPYIMHVPATIQGVVIDEMLCPSEANATATGGNSGTGFQGNYVVCTGNALMHRSNKLNGLFYRNSASSFRDIVDGTSNTLMYGETIKRPGSGAWGESGGYWGGGAWGAYGFTTLESPNTTVADRNYSCKTTTFKKAPCTATGTSDELQNFSRSYHPGGVMVGLGDGSTRFIADTINLTTWQSLSTRAGGEVLGEF
- the groL gene encoding chaperonin GroEL (60 kDa chaperone family; promotes refolding of misfolded polypeptides especially under stressful conditions; forms two stacked rings of heptamers to form a barrel-shaped 14mer; ends can be capped by GroES; misfolded proteins enter the barrel where they are refolded when GroES binds) translates to MAKMIAFDQEAREAIRRGVSKLAKAVKTTLGPKGRNVILQKSFGSPTVTKDGVTVAKEIDLEDVYENMGAQMVREVASKTSDVAGDGTTTATLMAEAIFNEGLRAVVSGVNPIHMKAGIEKAVADITAKLNGMSIPIKKKEEMANVGCIAANNDREIGQLLADAMEKVGKDGVITVDEGKSLATEVEWVEGMQFDRGYLSPYFVSDTTTMQCVLDDCYVLVFEKKITNIKDLVPVLEAVVQQSKPLLIIAEDIEGEALATLVINRIRGTFKCCAVKAPGYGDRRKAMMEDIAILTGGTAIFESLGIKLESLGLAELGRAKKVIVDKDNTTIIEGAGSTQNIKDRITQIRREIEKSTSDYDKEKLEERLAKLAGGVAKVNVGAATESEMKEKKARVEDALHATRAAAAEGILPGGGVALLRASSEVKAKDLTHDEEIGYNIVIRACRAPITTISNNAGKDGSIVCEKVLEGKGNFGYNALTDTYEDLVKAGVIDPARVTKTALANSASVATLLLTSDALIAEKPKKDAKGGHGGDHDMY